TCGGCGGGCGCGAGGGGCGGGGCGTAGCGTGGCGAGGATCGGCTTGCCTTAAGTGGGAAGGTGGAACGCGCCAGGGAATTGGGAGGTTGATACGGGTTTGGATCCGGTAGTGGGAGCGGCGTCTGCCGCCGGTGGAAGAGCCGGCGGATGGCGTTGTTCAGGAGGCTTTTCTACCGGAAGCCGCCGGATCGGCTGCTGGAGATCTCGGAAAGAGTCTATGGTACGTCCTTACTCTCGACCTGAGAGTGCGATTTGTCTTTCGGGAATTGGTTCGTTTATTGGGATTAAACTGGTTCTTCGTCTGGCAATTTGAGAAATTCTGGCGGCTTTCCTCCTCAATTTAGGATTTTGAGGGTCGATGATTTCTTGAGCTTGCTCGAAGGTTCATTCTTGGACCGCATCGCTTAAAATTACTAGCCTGATCTCTGGGAACAAAATGCAGCTAAAATGTTGCAAGTATGGACTTCAAGCAGTCTTTTAGTCGATTTctcttttatcattttatttgATTGCCTAACGATCATTTTGCCTCTTTGAACCATTGTGTTCTTTCTACGGTTATCTATACTCGTAGCTGTGAATTACTTTCTAAGTACTTCAAAAAGATTAAAATTCCAAAAACTCTCTTTGCCTCTCTATGAATTCTATGAGATCTTTGGATAACGTCGTTGCAGTGTTTGATTGCTGCTTCTCGGTTGAAACTCTTGGGGAACAAGAATACAGTGAATACTTGAATGGCATAGTCACCCAACTGAATGATTACTTCCCAGAAGCTTCGTTCATGGTGTTTAATTTTAGAGAAGGTAATCAAAGGAGCCACATCTCGGACATTTTATCTGACTATGGCATGACAGTCATGGACTATCCTGTCCAGTATGAAGGGTGTCCTCTTCTTCCACTCGTGATGATCCACCACTTTTTGAAGTCAAGCGAAAGCTGGCTGTCACTGGAAGGGCAACATAATGTGTTACTAATGCACTGTGAGAGAGGAGGTTGGCCGGTGCTTGCTTTCATGCTTGCTGGTTTGCTCCTTTACAGAAAGCAGTACACCGGAGAGCATAAGACTCTTGACATGGTGTATAAACAAGCCCCCAAGGAATTACTCCATCTTTTGACCCCAATAAACCCACAATCTTCTCACCTGAGATATCTTCAGTACATAGCAAGACGAGGCAATGCATCAGAATGGCCTCCAAAAGACATGCCTTTAACCTTGGAATCATTGATTCTCAGGGTAATACCCAATTGTAATGGGGAAGGAGGTTGCAGACCAATGGTTCGCATCTATGGTCAAGATCCTTTGGCTCCCAATAGGAATCCAAAGATCCTCTTTGCAACTCCTAAGACCAAGAAGTTCATTCGAAACCACAAGCAGGTAATGTTTATTTCTTCTTCTCAGTGATATTGCTTTTTGAGTCTACTGGTTGACTGACTGTATGTACAGGGGGAGGAGATGCCATTAAGGATAAATACCCATTGTCGCATTCAAGGAGATGTAGTTATGGAGTGCATCCATATGGATAAAGATCTAGAACACGAGAAGATGATGTTCAGGGTGATGTTCAACACAGCTTTTGTCCAATCTAATATTCTGATGCTCTCGCGTGAGGAAATTGATGTCGTGTGGAATTCTGAGGAACATTTTCCTAGAGATTTCAAAGCTGAGGTTTGCTCCTATTTGTTTCTAGTCCATACTTCTGTCTCCTAGGCACTCATGTTTTACATAAATTATGCTTGATCTAGGTGATATTTTCAGACTTTGATGCTTATGAATCTGATTCAAGTTCAGATACATTGGTTGAAGATGGTAATGAAACAGAAGGTACTTTTACTGAAGCTGAGGAGTTCTTTgaggcagaggaaatttttactaatGCAGATTGGCATAATGCAAATCGAGATTCTGAAGCAGCAAAAGCTGAAAGTGGAACTTCCACAGATGGTAGGAATACCACGTCAGAAACATACAGTTTAACTGGTGGAACAATAAATAGGTTTGAGCAAAGCAAAGATAAAGAGGATTCAAATACAAGAGGTTCCAATAAGTTAGCAGGTTTTGTTGTGGAAATGACAATGGAGAAAGCTCCTAGTATGCCAGGTCCAGATGAGACCCATTCTGAATTTGGCAAACTTGAGCATGATGATGATATTGTGACAGAGAAATCAGTTACTTCAGAATGTATGGTTCATATTGAAGAGAAAGGTGTGATAGAAAGCAGCACAAGTCAACAGAACTTCAAGGAAGTAGCTTCTCCATTTttcgaagaaaaaaaaattattagcacGCTTAAGGTTGATTCTGAAGATGTATCAAAGAAGAGTACCAATCTTATCTATAAGAATCCAAGTCAAGACACAATTGGTCATGAAAGAGAGACCGACTCTAGCAGACTTCAAGAGAAAGTCGAACATTATAGTGTAAGTACATTAAGAACCCCACCAGAGACTGTAACTAAATTTCCTACTGCCTCTATCATTAGTGATGGTAAAATTATCAGTGAAAATTCCATATCTCTGGATGACACTTTTACTTGTCACGAGAAGAACATAGTAGAAGTCAGCAAATTCAAACATGAGGAGAAGGAAATTATTGCAGTTGATGTTGAAGTGAAGAATATAGTTGAAACCTTGAAACCTGCAGATAACCATGTTATTGAAAAGACAATGACCTCATGTAATATGATTTCTAGGAATGAAATTGCAACTGATACAGCAAAAGCATTACCAGAAAAAATTGACCCAAAATTTGATAATGTTACCACGAGTAAAACCCTGGTTGACAATGGTTGCGATCAAGAGGGACAAAATATATCAAGAGAAGTGAAGTGTAAATCCAAAAAGGAAACAGAAAACTCTGTTACTCAAAAGAAAGCAGAGACCAAGACCCTTATTCAGAAGTCAAAAAATAATGAACAGAAGCAAACTTCAGAAGTATATCAGCATTTGACAATGAAGAAACCATTAACCAGCACAACGCAACCTGATTCTCCAGTATGCAAACCAATTGTCAAGAAACTGGACTCTTCAGTAGGTCCAAAGAAATCGACAAAGCCCAAAACAAATGCTAGGTGGATCTCACCAAAAAAAGACTCTGATGCTACGTTAGTGTATATTCCACCCCACCCTCCATCAAGATATAATAGTGCACCTCCTGCTCTGGCCATCTCTGCAGCTCAAGGTAATAAAACTGGTCAAATTTTAGATGCATATCAAACACGTTTGGACAAAGTTGTATCTTCCCCTTATCTACCCGATGAATCTTATGCAGGGCCAATGTTGTCTTCAATCGAGGAAGTACTTCAATCTTCTTCAGGGTTGAGCACTCTACCTGCCTCTGGAAATCCACCTCCCATGTCACAAGTTCATGATAGTTCACCTCCACCGCCACCGCCCTTTTCTTTTGCTACTCCAAAGACAGAAAATGTTGATACCATATATGCTACGTCACTAATTCATTCATTGCCTTTGCAACCACTGCCACCACCTACTCCACCACCATTTTCCTCATTTGGAATCTCAGATGAATCTTTCCAGATATCCTCCCAAACCTCACCTTTAGTAACCAATGTTTCTTATATAAAGGTTACACCACCCCCACCTCATCCTCCTCTTCCATCCAGTAAAATTGACTGCTATGTCACACATTCAGCACCTCCATTAGGAGCATCAAGTGGAGATCCATTAATTCCTTCATCTTCACCTATGATGTCTAAAACATCCACTAGTTATTTGCCATCCCCATCGATCAATCCTCCAC
This genomic stretch from Zingiber officinale cultivar Zhangliang chromosome 7A, Zo_v1.1, whole genome shotgun sequence harbors:
- the LOC122002156 gene encoding formin-like protein 18, whose translation is MALFRRLFYRKPPDRLLEISERVYVFDCCFSVETLGEQEYSEYLNGIVTQLNDYFPEASFMVFNFREGNQRSHISDILSDYGMTVMDYPVQYEGCPLLPLVMIHHFLKSSESWLSLEGQHNVLLMHCERGGWPVLAFMLAGLLLYRKQYTGEHKTLDMVYKQAPKELLHLLTPINPQSSHLRYLQYIARRGNASEWPPKDMPLTLESLILRVIPNCNGEGGCRPMVRIYGQDPLAPNRNPKILFATPKTKKFIRNHKQGEEMPLRINTHCRIQGDVVMECIHMDKDLEHEKMMFRVMFNTAFVQSNILMLSREEIDVVWNSEEHFPRDFKAEVIFSDFDAYESDSSSDTLVEDGNETEGTFTEAEEFFEAEEIFTNADWHNANRDSEAAKAESGTSTDGRNTTSETYSLTGGTINRFEQSKDKEDSNTRGSNKLAGFVVEMTMEKAPSMPGPDETHSEFGKLEHDDDIVTEKSVTSECMVHIEEKGVIESSTSQQNFKEVASPFFEEKKIISTLKVDSEDVSKKSTNLIYKNPSQDTIGHERETDSSRLQEKVEHYSVSTLRTPPETVTKFPTASIISDGKIISENSISLDDTFTCHEKNIVEVSKFKHEEKEIIAVDVEVKNIVETLKPADNHVIEKTMTSCNMISRNEIATDTAKALPEKIDPKFDNVTTSKTLVDNGCDQEGQNISREVKCKSKKETENSVTQKKAETKTLIQKSKNNEQKQTSEVYQHLTMKKPLTSTTQPDSPVCKPIVKKLDSSVGPKKSTKPKTNARWISPKKDSDATLVYIPPHPPSRYNSAPPALAISAAQGPMLSSIEEVLQSSSGLSTLPASGNPPPMSQVHDSSPPPPPPFSFATPKTENVDTIYATSLIHSLPLQPLPPPTPPPFSSFGISDESFQISSQTSPLVTNVSYIKVTPPPPHPPLPSSKIDCYVTHSAPPLGASSGDPLIPSSSPMMSKTSTSYLPSPSINPPPTPPPPPPPPPPPSAISCNSSLTPPPTPNPPPTPNPPPSTRICSSPPPLPSLSLSNGYTKAPSMASPPPSLPPLPLSSSSKFPSGSTLIPPSSLVRGVLSPPPQPPLAHDNIPCPPLPLPPPKSHGASLPPPPPPPPPNSHAPPPPPPPPPPPPPLSNSHGAPPPSSPPSNSRGAPPPPPPPPPNPHSIPPPHPPPPPPPLLPNSRGAPTPPAPPPPPPPPPPPPPSTNLHGVPPPPPPPPGPRSNSPPSMPPPLSPLGPQVSAPPPPPPPSSCAPPPPPLGPRGGPSPPPPPPPGPRGSAPPPPTPPRAPGTPPLPPTNGQVDSRGVFPNGGRGRGLTRSTALNGSSLVPRRSSLKPLHWVKVTRAVQGSLWAELQRSGDASSASEFDVSELESLFSTVVSKTDDSSTSDGRRKSVGSKSDKVHLIELRRANNTEIMLTKVKMPLPDLMSAALALDDSILDVDQVENLIKFCPTKEEMELLKGYTGDKERLGKCEQFFLELMKVPRVESKLRVFSFKIQFGSQVSELRQSLNTIDSTCAEIRNSDKLKEIMKKILFLGNTLNQGTTRGSAIGFRLDSLLKLTDTRATNNKMTLMHYLCKVIASRSPSLLDFHEHLSSLEAASKIQLKSLAEEMQAIVKGLEKVELELNASENDGPVSEIFRKTLKEFIVVAGAEVQSLTTLYTAAGRNADALALYFGEDPARCPFEQVIATLSNFVLLFRKAHQENCKQAELDRKKAEKEREMEKSKTLIQNSKDDLKESSLSQQLTQAKEKVNSKNRSEKDIR